From the Kribbella sp. CA-293567 genome, the window GTCTCCGGCTTCTTCGAGCCGGTCTTCTACCTGCTCTCGATCGGCATCGGGGTCGCCCAGCTGGTCGGCGACTTCACCCTGGCCGACGGCACCGTGATCGGGTACGCCGCGTTCGTCGCGCCCGCGATGCTGGCCAGTTCGGCGATGAACGGCGCGATCTTCGACTCGACGTACAACATCTTCTTCCGGATGAAGTACGCCAAGCTCTACGACTCGATGCTGGCGACGCCGCTGCGGCCCTGGGACGTCGCGACCGGTGAGGTGACCTGGGCACTGCTGCGCGGCGCCTGCTACTCGGCGATGTTCATCCTGGTGATGCTCGCGCTGGGCCTGGTCGAGTCGTGGTGGGCGCTGCTCGCGCTACCGGCCGCGGTGCTGATCGGCTACGCGTTCGCCGGCGCCGGGATGGCGCTGACCACGTTCATGCGCAGCTGGCAGGACTTCGAGTTCGTCTCGCTGGCGACGATGCCGATGTTCCTGTTCTCGGCGACCTTCTACCCGATCGAGACCTACCCCGGCTACATCCGCTGGCTGGTGGAGATCACCCCGCTCTACCAGGGCGTCGCGCTGGAGCGAGCCCTCACCACAGGCCACGTCAGTTGGACGCTGCTGATCAACGCCCTTTATCTCGCGGTGATGGGCACAGCCGGTATGTACGTCGCCTCCCGCCGGTTGGGCAAGCTGCTGCTCAAGTAGCGGTCAGCCGAGCAGTCCGCGGAGCCACCAGACGGCTCCGCGGACCATCGCGTCGGCGGTCGGGCCGGACAGATGGTCGGGGAGATAGAGCGACGTCATCAACTGGTGCAGCGAGCCCAGTTGCTCGGCCAGCACGAGTGCCCGGCGCAGGTCGGCCGGCGAGGCATAGGCCTCCCACTCGGCCAGATACGCGTCCTTCACCCGAGGATCGGTCGAGAGCGGCGAGCGCTTCTCGACGAACGTCACCAGGTCGAGGAAGGGATGCGACACCGCCGCGTCGGTCCAGTCGAAGGCGAGCACCTGGCCGTCCCGGACGGCGAGGTTGCGCGGATGCAGATCGCCGTGCAGCAACGTCTCCGGTACGCCGATCGCCGCCAGCTCGGTGATTGCCTCGCGCAACTGATTCGCCCGGCGGGGCAGCTTCCTGCGCTCCGCCGGTTCGAGCCGGTCGGTCGCCGGGTTGGGCCCGAGCAACTGGTCGAGCTCGCGCTCCAGCACCGCGAGCCGGCGATCGACGCAGGTGAAGGAGAGCAGCCGCTCGGTCTGCCCCGCGAAGCCGCGCTGCAACCGGGCATGACCCCGCAACGCCTCGGTCCACAGCGAGAGGCTGGGCTCCAGGGCCAGCACCGGACCGAGATCCGGCAGCAGCATCCAGGCGCGTCGTTCGTCGATCGCCAACGGTGCGGGCACTTCGCCCGGCCGGGCCGCGGACAGCTCCCGCAGGAAGAGCGGTTCGTGCGCGAACAGCAGCGGCAACGCATCGGGCCGAGCCGGCCGGATCGTGGTCGAGTGTGCGAGCGCCTTGAAGTACACGTCACTCTTGGCGGTCGGGCAACGCAGTACGTTCGACAATCCCCAGCACCGCACCTGACCCGGTACGCCGGTCCGCGGGGTGCCCGCCGCGGCCAGCTGCTCGTCGATCCACGGCATCGCCTCGGAGTACCAGCCGGGTCTCGTCCAGGCCGGCGTGACGGGGGAGCCGGCCGGCCTGGCCAGCTGAGTTCTCGCGAGCTCGACGAGTCGGTCGTCGAAGGTGGGAACCCATCGTGCATCGGACGGGACGGAGCCGATGGCGATCATCAGGTAGGCGGTCTCGCCGGGCCGGTCGTCGAGGCAGCTCAGCACGCAGGCCTCGATCCCCAGCTGTTCGCGCAGCGCCCGGACCGCGGCGTCGACGTCGGGGAACCAGAACTCGTCCGCGACAGTGACTCTGGGAAGCCCGGAAGGCAACACCAGAAGGGCTTCGTCGGCTTCCCGAACCACTACGGCCGTGACTCTCACAGCACCTCCCGTCACTGTCTGCAGCGTAGATGATGAACGTTCGGTAGCCCATCGATTTGAATGCGGGGAATGGCCCGAGCGGTCTATACCGTGTCCTCCGTGCCCGTGCTCGCCGCCTTCAAAGCCCTCGCCGCCCGCAACCAGCGTTCCCTGGTGATCAACCCCGCCGTCAGCCCCGAACCTACGCCGCGTAAGCGGCGGATGCCGGCCGGTCACCGGCAGTGGATCGAAGACTCGATGGGCTGGCTGCTCGACGAGTTCGGTCCCGAACTGCTGAACCGCCCGATCCTCCAGCCGGCCGAACTGATCCCGGCCGGCTACGACGGCACCACCGACGCGGCCCGGGCGCTCTTCGTCCGGGTGTGCGAGCGGATGGCCGTCGACGCCGAGACGATCGAGCTCCGCTTCGACCTGAACGAACTGAGCGAGCAGCTCCCCGCCGACCTGCTCGAGCAGCGGCCGACCGACCAGCACCTCCACGACCTCGTCCAGGGCCAGTTCGGGCTCTGGCGCCGGACCGCCGACCGCAACCTGATCCGCGTCTCCGCGAGCCTGCTCGAACAACCCGAGGTACTGGTCGCGGTGCTCGCCCACGAGGTCGGGCACGAGGTCCTGCTCGGCTCCGGCCGGCTCGCCACCTACCGCATCGACCAGGAAGCCCTGATCGACCTCTTCACGGTCTTCGCCGGCTTCGGCATCTTCATGGCCAACGCCGCCCATCACTCGATCCCGGACGGTGACGAGGGCCGCCGGGTCGCGCGCTTCTACCTGCGCGAGCACGCCCTGTCCGACTCCCTCGCGTACTACGCGTGGCTGCGCGAGGAGGTCTCGTTGCCGGCCTGGCAGCAGCAGCTCGACTGGTCGGTGCGGATCCGCACCATCTCGCGGCTGCACAAGCTCAAGGAGGCGGCGCAAGCTCAGGAAGCGGCGCAGGTCGGTAGCTGACCCGCTTTCCGCGCTGCCCGCAGCCCGGCCGCTGGTGAAAATGTGCACCCGCCAAGGCGTCCTCGGCTTTAGTGTGGACAGGTGAGTATCACTGCGGCAGAGATTGCCAGAGCAGCGGATCTGCTGCACGACGTGGTGGCGCCGACGCCGCTGGAGTACTCGCGGTGGCTGAGCGACCTCGTCGGTGGCGACGTGTTCCTGAAGTGCGAGAACCTGCAACGGACCGGCTCGTTCAAGCTGCGTGGCGCCTACGTCCGGATGGCGCGGCTGTCGAAGAAGGAACGCGCGCTCGGCGTCGTCGCGGCCAGCGCGGGCAACCACGCGCAGGGGGTCGCGCTCGCCGCGCAGTTACTCGGGATCAAGGCGACCGTCTTCATGCCGCACGGCGCACCGATCCCGAAGGAGAAGGCGACCCGCGCGTACGGCGCCGACATCCGTTTCGCCGGTACGTCGATCGACGACTGTCTCGCGGCGGCACGTGAGTTCGAGGCCGCGACCGGTGCGATCCTGATCCACCCGTTCGAC encodes:
- a CDS encoding ABC transporter permease, giving the protein MATLTARVVPLPIKPGNGRTLVERNFLVYRRSWIVFVSGFFEPVFYLLSIGIGVAQLVGDFTLADGTVIGYAAFVAPAMLASSAMNGAIFDSTYNIFFRMKYAKLYDSMLATPLRPWDVATGEVTWALLRGACYSAMFILVMLALGLVESWWALLALPAAVLIGYAFAGAGMALTTFMRSWQDFEFVSLATMPMFLFSATFYPIETYPGYIRWLVEITPLYQGVALERALTTGHVSWTLLINALYLAVMGTAGMYVASRRLGKLLLK
- a CDS encoding aminoglycoside phosphotransferase family protein, giving the protein MRVTAVVVREADEALLVLPSGLPRVTVADEFWFPDVDAAVRALREQLGIEACVLSCLDDRPGETAYLMIAIGSVPSDARWVPTFDDRLVELARTQLARPAGSPVTPAWTRPGWYSEAMPWIDEQLAAAGTPRTGVPGQVRCWGLSNVLRCPTAKSDVYFKALAHSTTIRPARPDALPLLFAHEPLFLRELSAARPGEVPAPLAIDERRAWMLLPDLGPVLALEPSLSLWTEALRGHARLQRGFAGQTERLLSFTCVDRRLAVLERELDQLLGPNPATDRLEPAERRKLPRRANQLREAITELAAIGVPETLLHGDLHPRNLAVRDGQVLAFDWTDAAVSHPFLDLVTFVEKRSPLSTDPRVKDAYLAEWEAYASPADLRRALVLAEQLGSLHQLMTSLYLPDHLSGPTADAMVRGAVWWLRGLLG